The following are encoded together in the Triticum dicoccoides isolate Atlit2015 ecotype Zavitan chromosome 6B, WEW_v2.0, whole genome shotgun sequence genome:
- the LOC119323061 gene encoding pyrophosphate-energized membrane proton pump 3-like, giving the protein MMESEMEKGRPYQEKPRTFSTVRSKSSIPLVFRVLMKINPRALIVLLLLVVCGVFYLGASTSPIIVFVFCICTLSLFFSLYLTKWVLAKDEGPPEMSEISDAIRDGAEGFFRTQYGAISKMACILALVILFIYLFRTTTPQQEASGLGRTTSAYITVIAFLLGAVCSGLAGYVGMWVSVRANVRVSSAARRSAREALQIAVRAGGFSAIVVVGMAVFGVALLYATFYVWLGVDSPDLMKVTDLPLLLVGYGFGASFVALFAQLGGGIYTKAADVGADLVGKVEQGIPEDDPRNPAVIADLVGDNVGDCAARGADLFESIAAEIISAMILGATMAQRCKIEDPSGFILFPLVVHSFDLVVSSVGILSIRGTRDSGLISPIEDPMAIMQKGYSITILLAVLTFGGSTRWLLYTEQAPTAWFNFALCGLVGIITAYAFVWISKYYTDYKHEPVRLLALSSSTGHGTNIIAGVSLGMESTALPVLVISVAIISAFWLGRTCGLVDELGNPTGGLFGTAVATMGMLSTAAYVLTMDMFGPIADNAGGIVEMSQQPESVREITDILDAVGNTTKATTKGFAIGSAALASFLLFSAYMDEVAAFAQLPFKEVDIAIPEVFVGGLLGSMLIFLFSGWACSAVGRTAQEVVTEVRRQFIERPGIMDYKEKPDYGRCVAIVASASLREMIKPGALAILSPMAVGIIFRILGHATGQPLLGAKVVASMLMFATVTGILMALFLNTSGGAWDNAKKYIETGALGGKGSEAHKAAITGDTVGDPFKDTAGPSIHVLIKMLATITLVMAPIFL; this is encoded by the exons GTCTTCCGTGTGTTGATGAAGATAAATCCTCGTGCCCTGATAGTTCTCCTTCTGCTGGTTGTCTGTGGTGTGTTCTACTTAGGAGCCAGTACATCACCAATTATAGTCTTCGTGTTCTGTATATGCACTCTCAGTTTATTCTTCTCTCTCTACCTCACAAAGTGGGTTCTTGCCAAGGATGAAGGACCTCCAGAGATGTCTGAG ATATCTGATGCCATAAGGGATGGTGCTGAAGGATTTTTTAGGACACAGTATGGGGCTATTTCTAAAATGGCTTGCATCCTGGCACTTGTTATCCTTTTCATTTATCTCTTCCGCACTACCACCCCGCAGCAGGAGGCATCAGGCCTAGGAAG GACAACATCTGCATATATTACAGTTATTGCCTTTCTCCTTGGAGCTGTGTGTTCTGGACTAGCTGGATATGTTGGGATGTGGGTCTCCGTACGTGCAAATGTTAGAGTTTCAAGTGCTGCTCGACGGTCTGCAAGGGAAGCATTGCAG ATTGCTGTCCGTGCAGGTGGTTTCTCGGCCATCGTTGTTGTTGGCATGGCTGTATTTGGTGTGGCATTACTCTATGCAACATTTTATGTTTGGCTTGGAGTAGATTCACCTGATTTGATGAAGGTTACAGACT TGCCTCTTCTCCTtgtggggtacggttttggtgcgtCGTTTGTTGCCCTCTTTGCTCAGCTGGGTGGTGGCATATACACCAAAGCAGCTGATGTTGGAGCTGATCTTGTTGGAAAGGTTGAGCAGGGAATACCAGAAGATGATCCTCGTAATCCTGCTGTCATTGCTGACTTG GTTGGTGACAATGTTGGAGATTGTGCTGCCCGTGGTGCCGATCTTTTTGAAAGCATAGCAGCAGAAATTATCAGTGCAATGATACTTGGTGCAACAATGGCACAGCGCTGCAAAATTGAAG ATCCCTCTGGCTTTATTCTGTTTCCTCTTGTTGTCCATTCTTTTGACCTAGTGGTGTCATCAGTTGGAATTCTCTCAATTAGGGGAACACGTGACTCTGGATTAATATCCCCTATTGAAGATCCCATGGCAATTATGCAGAAAGGCTATTCTATTACTATACTGCTTGCTGTTCTTACCTTTGGAGGG TCTACTCGTTGGCTCCTGTACACTGAACAAGCACCTACTGCATGGTTCAATTTTGCCTTGTGTGGCTTGGTGGGCATCATCACAGCATATGCTTTTGTTTGGATTTCCAAGTATTATACAGATTATAAGCATGAGCCCGTCCGCCTTTTAGCTCTTTCAAGCTCCACAGGACATGGAACTAATATTATTGCTGGAGTAAGTTTGGGAATGGAATCAACAGCCTTGCCAGTTCTGGTGATATCTGTAGCCATTATATCAGCATTTTGGTTGGGACGTACCTGTGGCTTGGTAGATGAGCTTGGCAATCCAACTGGTGGTCTTTTTGGGACAGCTGTAGCTACAATGGGAATGCTAAGTACTGCAGCATATGTTCTCACAATGGACATGTTTGGTCCTATAGCTGACAATGCTGGTGGTATTGTGGAGATGAGTCAGCAG CCTGAAAGTGTTAGGGAAATCACAGACATTCTAGATGCTGTGGGTAACACTACGAAAGCTACCACAAAGGGATTTGCTATAGGGTCAGCAGCACTGGCTTCCTTTCTCCTGTTCAGCGCATATATGGATGAAGTAGCTGCTTTTGCACAGTTGCCATTCAAAGAG GTTGACATAGCAATTCCAGAGGTTTTTGTTGGTGGTTTACTAGGTTCGATGCTTATATTCCTGTTTAGTGGATGGGCTTGTTCAGCTGTTGGCAGAACTGCACAAGAAGTTGTTACTGAGGTCAGGAGACAATTCATCGAGAGGCCTGGAATTATG GACTACAAAGAGAAGCCTGATTATGGTCGTTGTGTTGCAATTGTGGCCTCTGCATCCTTGAGGGAAATGATAAAGCCAGGGGCTTTAGCAATTTTGTCTCCCATGGCCGTTG GCATCATCTTTCGGATTTTGGGCCATGCTACGGGGCAGCCTCTCCTTGGAGCTAAAGTCGTCGCCTCTATGCTCATGTTTGCCACTGTTACTGGTATCCTCATGGCGCTCTTCCTGAACACTTCGGGCGGTGCCTGGGATAATGCCAAGAAGTACATCGAGACTGGTGCACTTGGTGGTAAAGGCAGTGAGGCTCACAAGGCTGCAATTACTGGCGACAC GGTTGGAGATCCGTTCAAAGACACGGCAGGCCCTTCGATCCATGTTCTCATCAAGATGCTCGCCACGATCACACTGGTCATGGCTCCGATCTTCTTGTAA
- the LOC119323065 gene encoding 26S proteasome regulatory subunit 7A-like, translating to MAPEPEDDIMAEKNPRPLDEDDIALLKTYGLGPYSTSIKTAEKEIKELAKRINDLCGIKESDTGLAPPSQWDLVSDKQMMQEEQPLQVARCTKIINPNTDDAKYMINVKQIAKFVVGLGDKVSPTDIEEGMRVGVDRNKYQIQIPLPPKIDPSVTMMTVEEKPDVTYNDVGGCKEQIEKMREVVELPMLHPEKFVKLGIDPPKGVLCYGPPGTGKTLLARAVANRTDACFIRVIGSELVQKYVGEGARMVRELFQMARSKKACIIFFDEVDAIGGARFDDGAGGDNEVQRTMLEIVNQLDGFDARGNIKVLMATNRPDTLDPALLRPGRLDRKVEFGLPDLEGRTQIFKIHTRTMNCERDIRFELLARLCPNATGADIRSVCTEAGMYAIRARRKTVTEKDFLDSVNKVIKGYQKFSATPKYMVYN from the exons ATGGCGCCGGAGCCGGAGGACGACATCATGGCGGAGAAGAACCCGCGCCCCCTCGACGAGGACGACATCGCCCTCCTTAAGACCTAC GGGCTTGGGCCATACTCCACGAGCATCAAGACGGCCGAGAAGGAGATCAAGGAGTTGGCCAAGAGGATCAATGACCTATGTG GGATAAAGGAGTCTGATACTGGGCTGGCTCCACCTAGCCAGTGGGATCTGGTGTCAGATAAGCAAATGATGCAAGAGGAGCAGCCATTACAA GTAGCAAGGTGCACCAAGATTATAAACCCTAATACCGATGATGCCAAGTACATGATTAATGTAAAACAAATTGCAAAG TTTGTGGTTGGATTGGGGGATAAGGTTTCGCCAACTGATATCGAGGAAGGGATGAGAGTCGG TGTCGATCGGAACAAGTATCAGATACAGATTCCATTGCCACCAAAGATTGATCCCAGCGTCACCATGATGACTGTTGAGGAAAAACCAGATGTCACGTATAATGATGTTGGCGGGTGCAAGGAGCAGATTGAAAAAATGCGTGAG GTAGTCGAGCTCCCCATGCTTCACCCGGAAAAGTTTGTGAAGCTTGGTATCGATCCTCCGAAAGGTGTTCTTTGCTACGGCCCTCCTGGCACTGGCAAGACTCTTCTTGCTAGAGCTGTTGCCAATCGCACGGATGCTTGTTTTATCCGTGTGATTGGAAGTGAATTGGTCCAAAAGTATGTTGGTGAGGGCGCTCGAATGGTTAGGGAGTTATTTCAG ATGGCCCGCTCGAAAAAAGCATGCATCATATTTTTTGATGAAGTTGATGCTATTGGTGGCGCTCGCTTCGATGATGGAGCTGGGGGAGATAACGAGGTGCAGCGTACTATGCTTGAAATCGTCAATCAGCTTGACGGTTTTGATGCTAGGGGGAATATCAAGGTTCTCATGGCCACCAACAG gcCTGATACACTTGATCCTGCGCTTCTGCGTCCTGGTCGTTTGGACAGAAAGGTGGAATTTGGGCTACCTGACTTGGAAGGCCGTACCCAGATATTCAAAATACATACGCGCACCATGAACTGTGAGCGTGATATACGCTTCGAGCTACTGGCGCGACTCTGCCCCAACGCCACTG GCGCCGACATCAGGAGTGTCTGCACAGAAGCTGGCATGTACGCAATCCGTGCCCGTAGGAAaaccgtgacagagaaggacttccTCGACTCTGTCAACAAGGTTATAAAGGGCTACCAGAAATTCAGCGCAACACCTAAGTATATGGTGTACAATTGA
- the LOC119323066 gene encoding uncharacterized protein LOC119323066, with the protein MPAPSNFLKSMAAAAAKHGGGGGGGEQHQATTAARKQQQQRVGFPRLSTSSKALVLLPILLLAFIYLFVYPKEFELQSLMSSCVPPPGTYTAANGSTTLSSTSAVAYARKKPDFRLLIGILTRADVYERRHLLRMVYGLQLAADPALAAQVDVRFVFCRLYKDDQRVLVPLEILAHGDVIVLDGCEENLNGGKTHTFFSAVASLYADAPYDYVMKADDDILIRVAALVASLGAMPREDMYYGATIPCNSMDPGRGYMSGMGYALSWDLVQWVAGAGEVTRGRTVGPEDRMTGEWLRVGGKGRNRFNAKPAMYDYPLPVRVDECSHEFVPDTIAVHRLKDNPRWAHALGYFNFTAGLKPSKFYNFDP; encoded by the coding sequence ATGCCGGCGCCGAGCAACTTCCTAAAGTCCATGGCCGCCGCGGCCGCGAAgcacggaggaggaggtggaggaggagagcAACACCAGGCCACAACGGCGGcgaggaagcagcagcagcagcgcgtcgGCTTCCCGAGGCTGTCGACCTCCAGCAAGGCGCTCGTCCTGCTGCCCATCCTGCtcctcgccttcatctacctcttcGTGTACCCCAAGGAGTTCGAGCTGCAGTCGCTCATGAGCTCCTGCGTCCCGCCGCCGGGCACCTACACCGCCGCCAACGGCTCCACCACCCTGTCGTCCACGTCGGCCGTCGCGTACGCCCGGAAGAAGCCGGACTTCCGTCTCCTCATCGGCATCCTGACGAGGGCCGACGTGTACGAGCGGCGCCACCTGCTGCGCATGGTGTACGGGCTGCAGCTGGCCGCCGACCCGGCGCTGGCGGCGCAGGTGGACGTGCGGTTCGTCTTCTGCCGGCTCTACAAGGACGACCAGCGGGTGCTGGTGCCGCTGGAGATCCTGGCGCACGGGGACGTGATCGTGCTGGACGGGTGCGAGGAGAACCTCAACGGCGGGAAGACGCACACCTTCTTCAGCGCGGTGGCGAGCCTGTACGCGGACGCGCCCTACGACTACGTGATGAAGGCGGACGACGACATCCTGATCCGGGTGGCGGCGCTGGTGGCGTCGCTGGGGGCGATGCCGCGGGAGGACATGTACTACGGGGCCACCATCCCGTGCAACAGCATGGACCCCGGGAGGGGGTACATGTCGGGGATGGGGTACGCGCTGTCGTGGGACCTGGTGCAGTGGGTGGCCGGCGCCGGGGAGGTGACCCGGGGGCGCACCGTGGGGCCGGAGGACAGGATGACCGGGGAGTGGCTGAGGGTGGGAGGGAAGGGGAGGAACAGGTTCAACGCCAAGCCGGCCATGTACGACTACCCGCTGCCGGTGCGGGTGGACGAGTGCTCCCACGAGTTCGTGCCGGACACCATCGCCGTGCACCGCCTCAAGGACAACCCGCGCTGGGCGCACGCCCTCGGATACTTCAACTTCACCGCCGGCCTTAAGCCCTCCAAGTTCTACAACTTCGACCCCTAG
- the LOC119325688 gene encoding putative ETHYLENE INSENSITIVE 3-like 4 protein codes for MEHVGVHGGGDAAFLRGLEALEVDVEQQEEIIDFEAEPPGSSESVEISDLRKRMWKDQMRLMKLEGRAGARSGAPAGRQEDREEDGPEARCRRKAMLRAQDGVLRYMMKMMQACNARGFVYGVIDEAGEPTSGSSDSLRGWWKDKVVFDRTGPKALITGSSAADGSSSPLGLASYLHRLQGIQDNTLGSVLSALLQHCEPPQRNFPLERGLAPPWWPTGKEPWWGTQGETQAHQGAPPYRKPHDLKKAWKVSLLSAVIKHMSPRFDQMRRLVWQSKRLQHKMSAKESDTWCKVLRQEEALSDRLKSSLRITPLDDDYDGEGLEDGPEDVARGPHDKRKCEDALSGSSGGKWPRPRGGSRDLAAMVPGLVEESQSPINELMELYYSCLQGGDGEEKHDVAVVPPGVPGGANDVAQQFLLDVIGSCPEVDHVLRLMEE; via the coding sequence ATGGAGCACGTGGGCGTGCATGGCGGTGGCGACGCCGCGTTCCTTCGCGGCCTCGAGGCGCTGGAGGTGGACGTGGAGCAGCAAGAGGAGATAATCGACTTCGAGGCAGAGCCGCCGGGCTCTTCTGAATCGGTCGAGATCTCCGACCTCAGGAAGCGCATGTGGAAGGACCAGATGCGCCTCATGAAGCTCGAGGGCCGCGCCGGGGCCAGGAGCGGTGCGCCGGCCGGGCGGCAGGAGGACCGGGAGGAGGACGGTCCCGAGGCGCGGTGCCGGCGGAAGGCGATGCTCCGCGCGCAGGACGGCGTGCTCCGGTacatgatgaagatgatgcaggCCTGCAACGCGCGCGGGTTCGTGTACGGCGTGATCGACGAGGCCGGCGAACCCACGTCCGGCTCCTCCGAcagcctccgcggctggtggaaggACAAGGTCGTCTTCGACCGCACGGGCCCGAAGGCGCTGATCACCGGCAGCTCCGCCGCCGACGGTAGCAGCAGCCCGCTAGGCCTGGCCTCCTACCTCCACCGCCTCCAGGGCATCCAGGACAACACGCTGGGCTCCGTGCTCTCGGCGCTCCTCCAGCACTGCGAGCCGCCGCAGCGCAACTTCCCCCTTGAGCGCGGCCTGGCGCCGCCGTGGTGGCCGACGGGGAAGGAGCCGTGGTGGGGCACGCAGGGCGAGACGCAGgcccaccagggcgcgccgccGTACCGGAAGCCGCACGACCTGAAGAAGGCGTGGAAGGTGTCCCTGCTGAGCGCGGTGATCAAGCACATGAGCCCGCGCTTCGACCAGATGCGCAGGCTCGTGTGGCAGTCCAAGCGGCTGCAGCACAAGATGAGCGCCAAGGAGTCCGACACCTGGTGCAAGGTGCTCCGGCAGGAGGAGGCGCTCAGCGACCGGCTCAAGAGCTCGCTTCGGATCACGCCCCTCGACGACGACTACGACGGCGAGGGACTGGAGGACGGTCCGGAAGATGTGGCGCGTGGCCCGCATGACAAGCGCAAGTGCGAGGACGCCCTGAGCGGCAGCTCAGGTGGGAAGTGGCCCAGACCACGAGGCGGGAGCCGGGACCTGGCGGCGATGGTACCCGGGCTCGTCGAGGAGAGCCAGAGCCCGATCAATGAGCTCATGGAGCTGTACTACAGCTGCCTGCAGGGAGGCGACGGGGAGGAGAAACACGATGTGGCGGTGGTACCTCCAGGAGTGCCGGGAGGAGCCAATGATGTTGCACAGCAATTCCTGCTCGATGTCATCGGGAGCTGCCCGGAAGTAGATCATGTGTTGCGTTTGATGGAGGAGTGA